In Zunongwangia profunda SM-A87, the following proteins share a genomic window:
- a CDS encoding tetratricopeptide repeat-containing sensor histidine kinase, whose protein sequence is MKKNLFFIVIVLLILSCRQHQSTDEKISAKDVRISDDFKNDSLDITLRKKNLATFLQQTAILKNDTLKKKNYLQASYYGAAIDSALFLTANTKAIKYARNLKDSIGLAGAFWDRGFFFSEIGGYRESYNAYQEASDLYLAKDKPINAARLLINMAILQTNVKDYVGSEVTTIRALKVLKPVGAKKYIYRCYNNLAVVYNQMNDYENSLTYHTKAYEIQQELGDNTYQKASTLNNIGVVYENMARYQDALKAYAAALKFSKLIEKEPQLYAKIIDNKAFAEFKIGKEGNLPEDFFKASHLRESIDDENGLIFSSMHLAEYYEDKDPKKALKYTEKARMLAERKGNVHGLLESLRLQARLDKGRSYDHLERYISLKDSLQKEERAARNQFARIRYETDEFIAQNEYLSAQRKWIILGSAFLLIILILGFVVRHQKIKNKQLKLEKQQQKSNEEIYNLLIDQQNKLEEGRQKEKKRIAAELHDGILGKIFGIRLILSSLNNKIDKESIKVRDNYINELKRLGEEVRSISHDLDANIFDSRSGFISLVNELLNEQSILGKFEVVLNNDSAIEWDKISSKIKINLFRIMQESTYNVTKYANAKQVVVIFRKQENMLLAMIKDDGHGFDVKANVKGIGLKNMQSRVQNLHGKINFKSGREGTIIKIEIPINQNRKIWLSA, encoded by the coding sequence TTGAAGAAGAATTTATTTTTTATAGTAATTGTTTTATTGATATTATCCTGTAGGCAACATCAATCTACAGATGAAAAAATTTCTGCTAAAGATGTCAGGATATCAGATGATTTTAAAAATGATTCATTAGATATCACATTACGTAAAAAGAACCTCGCAACCTTTTTACAGCAAACGGCAATATTAAAAAACGATACTCTAAAAAAGAAAAATTATCTCCAGGCGTCCTACTATGGTGCGGCTATCGATTCGGCCTTGTTTTTAACGGCCAATACGAAAGCGATTAAATACGCTAGAAATTTAAAGGATAGTATAGGACTGGCAGGCGCTTTTTGGGATCGGGGCTTCTTTTTTTCTGAAATTGGCGGTTATCGGGAAAGTTATAATGCTTATCAAGAAGCAAGTGATCTTTATCTTGCCAAAGATAAACCTATTAATGCTGCAAGATTGCTAATTAATATGGCTATCCTTCAGACAAACGTTAAAGATTATGTGGGAAGCGAAGTGACCACTATTCGAGCACTTAAGGTTCTTAAACCTGTAGGTGCTAAGAAATATATTTACCGTTGTTATAATAACCTTGCCGTGGTTTATAATCAGATGAATGATTATGAAAATTCACTTACCTACCATACAAAAGCTTATGAAATTCAGCAGGAATTAGGTGATAATACTTATCAAAAGGCATCAACCTTAAATAATATCGGAGTAGTTTATGAGAATATGGCGCGTTATCAGGATGCGTTAAAAGCCTATGCCGCAGCTTTAAAATTTTCTAAACTAATTGAAAAAGAACCACAGCTTTATGCAAAGATTATTGATAATAAAGCTTTTGCAGAATTTAAGATAGGAAAAGAAGGAAATCTTCCCGAAGACTTTTTTAAAGCCTCGCATCTTAGGGAGTCGATTGATGATGAAAACGGATTAATTTTTTCGAGTATGCATCTTGCTGAATACTATGAAGATAAAGACCCGAAAAAAGCCCTGAAGTATACTGAAAAAGCAAGAATGTTGGCAGAGCGAAAAGGAAATGTACATGGATTGTTAGAATCTTTGCGATTACAGGCAAGATTAGATAAAGGTCGTAGTTATGATCACCTGGAACGCTATATTTCCCTTAAGGATAGCCTGCAAAAAGAAGAAAGGGCAGCCCGTAATCAATTCGCCCGGATTAGATATGAAACAGATGAATTTATTGCCCAAAATGAATATCTAAGTGCGCAACGAAAATGGATAATATTAGGTTCAGCGTTCTTATTAATCATTTTGATATTAGGATTTGTGGTTCGCCATCAAAAAATAAAAAACAAACAACTGAAATTAGAAAAACAGCAACAAAAATCCAACGAGGAGATCTATAACTTATTAATTGATCAACAAAATAAACTGGAAGAAGGTCGCCAAAAAGAAAAAAAACGTATTGCAGCCGAATTGCACGATGGTATACTGGGTAAAATATTTGGTATTCGTCTTATTTTAAGTAGTTTGAACAATAAAATAGATAAGGAATCGATAAAAGTTCGTGATAATTATATAAACGAGTTAAAGCGACTTGGGGAAGAAGTAAGAAGTATTTCTCATGATCTTGACGCCAATATTTTTGATTCACGATCTGGGTTTATAAGCTTGGTGAACGAGCTGTTAAACGAGCAGTCTATTTTAGGTAAATTTGAAGTCGTTTTAAACAACGACAGCGCTATAGAATGGGATAAAATAAGCAGCAAGATCAAAATTAATTTGTTCCGTATTATGCAGGAATCTACCTATAATGTGACTAAATATGCCAATGCAAAACAGGTTGTAGTGATCTTTAGAAAACAGGAAAATATGCTTTTGGCAATGATAAAAGACGATGGGCATGGCTTTGACGTAAAGGCCAATGTTAAAGGTATTGGTTTAAAGAACATGCAATCCAGAGTACAAAACCTTCATGGTAAAATAAATTTTAAAAGTGGCCGGGAAGGAACTATTATTAAAATAGAGATACCAATAAACCAAAATAGGAAAATATGGCTAAGCGCTTAA
- a CDS encoding discoidin domain-containing protein, whose protein sequence is MIKFPYHIVFSVLTLFFFMNSCSSSEHEVSPEDDREEAEETVEEVQDDYAAPAMWQEHWFDHTELVQLVYEDDDLALYYDSEVDRSITWPNTTFSDVWEYVKTVYGSYGQDKKLYAILHTNKYSGGHPSTFMDESHDFRNVVDCGPYTWQEEDPDLGLSMMIHEVGHIVEGATNGIQYNPAWDIWGDSKWAEIFVYDVYRGIGKEEFAKHTYDDFMNNVDDYPRPGTMWFRNWFYPIYSNYGESALLNNFYDLLADHFPTNAAHNRFSRRMNMGEFIHFWSGAANHNLKEQATIAFGWSSIYEEQLTKAREDFPELDYEYSETPEENQPINFALEGTLNVSAENLNGADAPEGSLKLTDGLLSTKFFLRPYSDDFQAILSFEETTTVNAYAISSANDFAERDPKSWELLGSLDGENWESIDVQTDIAFEERFQNKIFQFDQDMNYSYFKLKITENAGSTDLQIGEWSLLYIND, encoded by the coding sequence ATGATCAAATTTCCATACCATATTGTTTTCTCTGTTTTAACGCTATTTTTCTTTATGAATTCATGTTCCTCAAGTGAGCATGAAGTATCACCTGAAGATGATCGCGAGGAAGCAGAAGAAACAGTTGAAGAAGTACAAGACGATTATGCAGCTCCAGCTATGTGGCAGGAGCATTGGTTTGATCATACAGAGTTAGTTCAACTGGTTTACGAAGATGATGATCTTGCATTGTATTATGATAGTGAAGTGGACCGTTCGATTACATGGCCTAATACTACATTTTCAGATGTATGGGAGTATGTGAAAACCGTATACGGTTCTTATGGCCAAGATAAAAAGTTATATGCCATATTACATACCAATAAATACTCTGGAGGGCATCCCTCAACATTTATGGACGAAAGTCATGACTTTAGAAATGTTGTAGACTGTGGGCCTTATACATGGCAAGAAGAAGATCCAGATTTAGGTTTAAGCATGATGATCCATGAAGTAGGCCATATTGTTGAAGGTGCTACCAACGGCATTCAATATAATCCGGCATGGGATATTTGGGGGGACAGTAAATGGGCAGAGATTTTTGTATACGATGTTTATAGAGGAATAGGAAAAGAAGAGTTCGCCAAACATACCTATGATGATTTTATGAATAATGTAGATGATTATCCTCGTCCAGGTACGATGTGGTTTAGAAATTGGTTTTATCCTATCTACTCAAATTATGGAGAATCTGCATTGCTGAATAATTTTTATGATCTACTAGCTGATCATTTTCCAACAAATGCTGCTCACAACAGATTTTCACGAAGAATGAATATGGGAGAGTTTATTCATTTTTGGAGTGGCGCTGCGAATCATAATCTTAAGGAACAAGCAACGATCGCTTTTGGCTGGAGCTCAATTTATGAAGAGCAACTTACCAAAGCTCGTGAAGATTTCCCTGAATTGGATTATGAATATTCAGAAACTCCAGAAGAGAATCAGCCGATAAATTTTGCTTTAGAAGGTACCTTAAACGTAAGTGCTGAAAATTTAAATGGAGCAGATGCTCCGGAAGGATCTTTAAAACTTACGGATGGTTTACTAAGCACTAAATTTTTTCTAAGACCGTATTCTGATGATTTCCAGGCGATTTTATCTTTTGAAGAGACTACTACTGTTAATGCTTATGCAATTTCATCTGCTAATGATTTTGCAGAAAGAGATCCTAAAAGCTGGGAGTTGTTAGGTTCTTTAGACGGAGAAAACTGGGAGAGCATTGATGTGCAAACAGATATAGCTTTTGAGGAACGTTTTCAAAATAAAATTTTTCAATTCGATCAGGATATGAACTATTCTTATTTCAAATTGAAAATAACGGAGAATGCAGGTAGTACCGATCTACAAATAGGTGAATGGAGCCTATTATACATTAATGACTAA
- a CDS encoding RagB/SusD family nutrient uptake outer membrane protein, with translation MSVTKSKLIKMKYTLRLLLFMLLISCNDDFLDQVPDDRLTFEATFAKRVNVESYLANIYSRIPNEMAQRYTTTEHSGPWTGASDEAEYVWSFHMGNYLNIGDWNATTGNVNSLWSNFYRGIRASSTFIENIDKCQDCPPDRVERFVAEARILRAFFYYNLIRSWGPVVLIGDQPISPDADLEGLNRNTMQECVDYIVSELDAAANSLDGVAFKGQNAGRMSRPFALAIKEKTLLLNASPLFNGNTDYSELVNEEGTSLIDQSVQTSKWQQAANASKAFIDEFVPGTFQLFRKNDNTGSFSPYLSTRDVMLEDWNEEIIYARTRGTIYYHYDVTPLHSGISNSEVKGAGGLSATQEMVDAYFMSNGRSIDDPNSGFMETGFSDFRAPYDFTQRSTYNQWVNREPRFYVGITYNNSLWLNTTSVGNIITETWYNGNSGRAAGGNDYPPTGYIVRKNMITGARSNQNRTIPMLRLAEIYLDYAEALNEVDPGNPDILIYLNAIRERAGIPGYGEGGIAVPGTQDAMREAIHKERRVELAFESVRYFDVRRWKNGELYFDGPAHGLDINAEEEANFYNEVVFENRIFNQRHYLWPIPQDEINANPAIMQNPGW, from the coding sequence ATGAGCGTAACAAAATCTAAACTTATTAAAATGAAATATACATTAAGACTTTTACTATTTATGTTATTGATCTCCTGTAATGATGATTTTTTGGATCAGGTGCCGGATGATCGCCTAACATTTGAAGCAACATTTGCAAAACGAGTGAATGTAGAATCGTATTTAGCGAATATTTATAGCCGTATTCCTAATGAAATGGCTCAACGATATACTACCACAGAACATTCTGGGCCCTGGACAGGAGCCTCAGATGAAGCCGAATATGTTTGGTCCTTTCACATGGGGAATTATTTAAATATAGGGGATTGGAACGCCACAACAGGCAATGTTAACTCGCTTTGGTCCAATTTCTATCGGGGAATCAGAGCCTCTTCTACTTTTATCGAAAATATAGATAAATGTCAGGATTGTCCACCAGACCGTGTCGAGCGTTTTGTGGCTGAAGCTAGAATATTACGTGCTTTTTTCTATTATAATCTCATACGTTCGTGGGGGCCAGTTGTACTTATTGGTGATCAACCTATATCACCGGATGCAGATCTTGAAGGTTTAAACAGGAATACCATGCAGGAATGCGTAGACTATATTGTTTCTGAACTTGATGCAGCAGCCAATAGCCTTGATGGTGTCGCTTTTAAAGGACAAAATGCAGGAAGGATGAGCCGTCCTTTTGCACTCGCCATAAAAGAGAAAACTTTATTGTTGAATGCAAGCCCATTATTTAATGGAAATACCGATTATTCAGAATTAGTAAACGAAGAAGGAACTTCATTAATAGATCAGTCTGTCCAAACCTCTAAATGGCAGCAGGCTGCAAATGCTTCCAAAGCATTTATAGACGAATTCGTTCCAGGAACCTTTCAGTTATTCAGAAAAAATGATAATACTGGATCATTTAGCCCTTACCTTTCTACCCGGGATGTAATGTTGGAAGACTGGAATGAAGAAATTATTTATGCAAGAACGCGAGGAACAATTTATTATCATTACGATGTTACGCCTTTACATTCAGGAATTAGTAATAGTGAAGTAAAGGGTGCAGGTGGATTAAGTGCTACGCAAGAGATGGTCGATGCTTATTTTATGAGTAATGGACGATCAATCGACGATCCCAATTCTGGTTTTATGGAAACTGGTTTTTCTGATTTCAGAGCTCCTTATGACTTTACACAACGATCAACCTATAACCAGTGGGTAAACAGGGAGCCTAGATTTTATGTGGGGATAACCTATAACAATAGCTTATGGCTTAATACTACCTCTGTGGGCAATATCATTACAGAGACTTGGTATAATGGTAACTCTGGACGTGCAGCAGGAGGAAACGACTATCCTCCTACTGGATATATTGTGCGTAAAAATATGATTACGGGAGCGAGATCAAATCAAAACCGAACTATACCTATGTTAAGACTGGCTGAAATCTATTTGGATTATGCCGAAGCTTTAAATGAAGTAGATCCCGGTAACCCAGATATTCTTATTTATCTAAATGCGATTAGGGAACGAGCAGGAATACCTGGTTATGGTGAAGGAGGTATAGCAGTTCCTGGTACTCAGGATGCCATGCGCGAAGCCATTCATAAAGAGCGAAGAGTAGAGCTAGCCTTTGAAAGTGTAAGATATTTTGATGTAAGACGCTGGAAAAATGGTGAATTGTATTTCGATGGACCTGCTCATGGTCTTGATATAAACGCGGAAGAAGAAGCTAATTTTTATAATGAAGTCGTTTTTGAGAATAGGATATTTAATCAAAGACATTATTTATGGCCTATTCCTCAGGACGAAATCAATGCAAATCCTGCTATTATGCAAAATCCAGGATGGTAA
- a CDS encoding discoidin domain-containing protein, with product MKKNTFKILLGSLLMVGITSCETDDSSIVEGMPDAVVNTDGANAPARGFNENWFGHEESLNRQYYETNVAVYYDDYVDRAIDWPFLFTQNVWDNAISAYNNVGNNILYAVFHTGVTDRAEFLTDFESDVNGGVIDIPLNDAEMEEEKTTLIISQIGKLVEYSAKGVEGSPAEDLWMDEFNKIFVYDTYLNIDMEAEATTVKDRYSTTQINGVYWFRDWFLPVYETYGKTSFLNNFYNITSQNFPKDGDRYARSMNLGEFVHFMSGAAGEDLQPIAESAFNWTEDVENELLQARVSFPDLAYPFEAVSQLRDVTVGASITVSKENGSGAGANEGSPKLIDNDTNSKYLTGNVQNIIGESDFWLQQQLTAPEPVNKYTLTSGNDAPSRDPNAWQLLGSNDGTNWTVLDEKSNVTFSDRNQTREFDFDNDISYLYYRLNITGYNGDYNFQLSEWRLLVLETLTAPEPVDYTVNATITVNNENTSNPDETSASLIDGDTNSKYLAFDFESGLWMQQELPEAKIVVRYTLTSGDDAPSRDPASWTISGSNDGENWDELDSRTDQSFESRNKTKEFNFSNDTAYTYYKLTVLDIYGDSSIFQMSEWRLIGLE from the coding sequence ATGAAAAAAAATACTTTTAAAATACTTCTTGGTTCCTTACTTATGGTGGGGATCACTTCCTGTGAAACAGATGATAGTAGTATCGTTGAAGGAATGCCAGATGCTGTTGTAAATACAGATGGGGCAAATGCTCCGGCCAGAGGATTTAATGAAAACTGGTTTGGCCATGAAGAGTCTTTAAATCGACAATATTATGAAACAAACGTTGCCGTTTATTACGATGATTACGTAGATAGGGCTATAGATTGGCCTTTCCTATTTACCCAGAATGTTTGGGATAATGCTATAAGTGCTTACAACAATGTAGGTAATAATATTTTATATGCTGTTTTTCATACAGGAGTAACAGATCGGGCAGAATTTTTAACAGACTTTGAATCTGATGTAAATGGAGGAGTTATTGATATTCCTTTAAATGATGCTGAAATGGAAGAAGAGAAGACTACGCTAATTATTTCACAAATAGGAAAGCTGGTTGAATATTCGGCTAAAGGTGTTGAAGGCTCTCCAGCAGAAGATTTATGGATGGACGAATTCAATAAAATCTTTGTATACGATACTTACTTAAATATCGATATGGAAGCTGAAGCGACCACCGTAAAAGATCGGTACTCAACTACCCAAATTAACGGTGTATACTGGTTTAGGGATTGGTTTCTGCCAGTTTACGAAACTTATGGAAAAACTTCTTTTTTGAATAATTTTTATAATATTACTTCTCAAAACTTTCCCAAAGATGGGGATCGTTATGCAAGAAGCATGAATTTAGGAGAATTTGTTCACTTTATGAGTGGTGCGGCTGGAGAAGATCTTCAACCTATAGCTGAGAGCGCTTTTAACTGGACAGAAGATGTAGAGAACGAATTATTGCAGGCTCGTGTTTCATTTCCTGATTTAGCCTATCCTTTTGAGGCTGTCTCGCAACTTCGCGATGTTACAGTTGGAGCCAGTATCACCGTAAGTAAAGAAAATGGAAGCGGGGCAGGAGCAAATGAAGGATCTCCAAAATTGATTGATAATGATACCAATTCTAAATACCTTACAGGAAATGTTCAAAATATAATTGGGGAAAGTGATTTTTGGTTACAACAGCAACTTACCGCACCAGAGCCCGTTAATAAGTATACCTTAACTTCTGGAAATGATGCGCCCTCTAGAGATCCTAATGCCTGGCAACTTTTAGGCTCTAATGACGGTACTAACTGGACGGTATTGGACGAAAAATCCAACGTAACTTTCTCTGATAGAAATCAAACAAGAGAATTCGATTTTGATAATGATATAAGCTATTTATACTATAGATTGAATATTACAGGATATAATGGGGATTATAATTTTCAGTTAAGTGAATGGAGATTATTAGTACTCGAAACACTTACCGCCCCAGAGCCAGTAGATTATACCGTAAATGCAACGATTACTGTAAATAATGAAAACACCAGTAATCCTGATGAGACTTCTGCAAGCTTGATCGACGGTGATACAAATTCAAAATACTTAGCTTTTGATTTTGAATCTGGACTTTGGATGCAACAGGAATTGCCTGAAGCAAAAATAGTGGTGAGGTATACTCTAACTTCTGGTGATGACGCTCCATCCCGGGATCCCGCTTCATGGACGATTTCCGGATCTAATGACGGAGAGAATTGGGATGAATTAGATAGCCGTACAGATCAGTCATTCGAAAGCAGAAATAAAACTAAAGAATTTAATTTCTCTAACGATACTGCTTACACCTATTATAAGTTAACTGTATTAGATATATATGGTGATTCCTCAATTTTCCAAATGAGTGAATGGCGACTTATCGGTCTGGAGTAA
- a CDS encoding basic secretory protein-like protein, with protein MKIIKLVMVLFFVNFQVNAQEVEEYSKDNLRITFKNFDSTLKEGTEDKFVSTVFTVYPKLLKDFNPGAQKHITINIDTSYTGVAYAFNGEITVSSRWLKQKPTDIDLITHEVMHLIQSYPQGGGPVWLSEGVADYVRFKYGVDNPGAGWSLTDFNENQSYTNSYRITARFLVWLSENYDDAIVYKLDEQMRSKTYSEDSWIKLTGKGIDSLWDQYSKNPEI; from the coding sequence ATGAAAATAATAAAATTAGTGATGGTTCTTTTTTTTGTCAACTTCCAAGTAAATGCTCAGGAAGTTGAGGAATATTCTAAAGACAATCTTAGGATTACTTTTAAAAATTTTGATTCCACATTAAAAGAGGGAACCGAGGATAAATTTGTTTCTACCGTATTTACAGTTTATCCAAAGCTTTTAAAAGATTTTAATCCAGGTGCCCAAAAGCATATTACCATTAATATCGATACTTCTTACACAGGTGTGGCTTATGCTTTTAACGGAGAAATAACAGTAAGTAGCCGGTGGTTAAAACAAAAACCAACTGATATTGATCTTATCACGCACGAGGTGATGCATCTTATTCAGTCATACCCACAGGGTGGTGGGCCAGTTTGGCTTTCTGAAGGTGTAGCAGATTATGTGCGATTTAAATATGGAGTGGATAATCCGGGAGCCGGATGGTCTTTAACCGATTTTAATGAAAATCAAAGTTATACCAATAGTTATCGGATTACCGCCAGATTTTTAGTTTGGTTAAGTGAAAATTACGATGATGCTATTGTTTATAAACTAGACGAACAAATGAGATCTAAAACATACTCAGAGGATTCTTGGATAAAACTTACGGGTAAAGGGATAGATTCTTTGTGGGATCAATATTCAAAAAATCCTGAAATTTAA
- a CDS encoding M57 family metalloprotease, which translates to MKLKKLPLVLMATGLLFASCQKEDATPETQELLNNEAPASQQVSKEIIEKVANLNLNSDYVEPFELVLPGGKKEASFLIENDIAISEEQLNKLSSADITSKQYRTYNLVNSPRTINIIGFTGTGYGQNLSSKMREALQRAVANYNALDMGLTFTLTFGTDYDAYDIVVYKNSNGQAGGVAGFPSGGNPYKWVQIFSGMENYSTATNEHVMTHEIGHTLGLRHTDWFSRQSCGQSGESADPDGAVHIPGTPTGYDPDSVMLACFGANESGNFGYYDIIALEYLY; encoded by the coding sequence ATGAAATTAAAAAAACTACCACTCGTTTTGATGGCAACTGGATTACTGTTTGCTTCATGTCAAAAAGAAGATGCAACTCCAGAAACTCAGGAACTGCTTAATAATGAAGCTCCGGCTTCACAACAAGTTTCCAAAGAGATCATAGAGAAAGTTGCCAACCTAAACCTTAATTCCGATTACGTAGAGCCCTTTGAGCTTGTCTTACCAGGAGGTAAAAAGGAAGCTTCCTTTTTAATCGAAAATGATATTGCAATATCTGAAGAGCAATTGAATAAATTAAGTTCAGCAGATATTACCTCTAAACAATATCGTACATATAATTTGGTCAATAGCCCAAGAACCATAAATATTATAGGCTTTACCGGTACAGGCTATGGTCAGAATCTTTCCTCTAAAATGCGTGAGGCATTACAAAGGGCTGTAGCGAATTATAATGCTTTGGATATGGGGCTAACTTTTACACTTACCTTTGGTACTGATTACGATGCTTATGATATTGTAGTATATAAAAATTCCAATGGACAGGCCGGTGGTGTTGCCGGATTCCCTTCAGGCGGAAATCCATACAAATGGGTGCAAATCTTTTCGGGAATGGAGAATTACAGTACCGCAACAAATGAGCATGTGATGACACATGAAATCGGTCATACTCTTGGTTTAAGACATACCGACTGGTTTTCCAGACAAAGTTGTGGGCAAAGCGGAGAGTCTGCTGATCCGGATGGAGCAGTGCATATCCCAGGAACACCTACAGGTTATGATCCAGATTCAGTTATGCTTGCCTGCTTTGGTGCAAACGAGAGCGGAAACTTTGGATACTATGATATTATTGCACTCGAATATCTTTACTAA